The following DNA comes from Meles meles chromosome 8, mMelMel3.1 paternal haplotype, whole genome shotgun sequence.
ACTGGTACGCGGCTCTTCCATGAACAAGCATATGAATTTCATCTCCAAATGGAGTATTCATTtcctcatatttctttctttgcagatTATTTCTAGCCTGCATTTTCTACACTTGGATTGAAATAATGGAGGAAAATAACACTGTTACTGAGTTCATACTGCTAGGATTGACCCAAGATCcaataaaaaagaagatggtatttgtaatcttcttcattttttattcgGGAACTGTGGTAGGGAATTTGCTCATTATTGTGACCATCAAGTCCAGCCGCACACTTGGGagccccatgtactttttcctatttcatttgtCCCTTGCTGATTCCTGTTTCTCAACGTCCACAGCCCCCAGACTCATTGTGGATTCACTCTCTGCACAAAGAACCATATCTTACAATGAGTGCATGACTCAAGTCTTTGCAATACATTTCTTTGGCTCTGTGGAGGTCTTTGTTCTCATCTTCATGGCTATTGATCGCTATGTGGCTATTTGTAAGCCCTTACATTATCCAACCATCATGAGACAGCAGGTTTGCACAATCCTGATCATTGTTGCATGGATAGGGGCTTTTATCCATTCCCTCACTGAGATCATGCTGGCCTTGAAATTGCCTTTCTGTGGGTCCAATTTGATTAATCATTACTGCTGTGATTTGCAGCCCTTGCTAAAACTTGCATGCGTGGACACCTATATGATCAACCTAGAATGGGTGTCTAACAGTGGGAGCATTTGCACAGGCAGTTTTGCGATTCTGATGATTTCATACATTGTCATCTTGCATTCCCTGAGAAACCACAGtgcagaagggaggagaaaagctCTCTCCACCTGCATTACTCACATAATCGTAGTAGTCTTATTCTTTGGtccatgtatattcatatatgcacGGCCCCCAAGCACTTTCCCTATGGACAAGATGGTGTCTGTATTTTATACTATTGGGATCCCTTTTCTCAACCCATTCATCTACACACTGAGAAATGCAGAAGTGAAAAATGCCATGAGAAAGCTATGGCATATCACAACTACCtcagaaagcaagagaagaattGAGGGTTTTGGTTGATTCTTTAATCTGTACGGATATCAAATATAATAGTGTCTATCCTCACTTGTCGATCATACTCTATTACAATGCACCTGATTTCCTTACTTTTTCTGTAATTCTTCCCTCAAACTTGTAGCCTCCCTCGTAATGCCAGTCAGGTTCTTCCCTCTCCTAAGAGTTCAATTCTGACTTTGTTGATATGAATACTCCTCACATTTCAGTCTACACTCTGGTTTGAtgataaaaaagatatttataaactCACAACTGTTCAAACAGTGAGTattcataaataaaaaagagcataTTCTCTATGATTTGTAATTCTCTCTATAGAAAATTTCTAACAAGGTATTCTGCTTTCTCTTGAACACatcagaacaaaggaaataacTTTGTGTgtcaagaattatttttattatatcattcattcattttaaaaattcccataATGGTGAATCCCTCAACAAAAaggtatatataatttattatttataataaattattgttactgttctccttattttttcctttgattctCAGGTTAATTGAAGCATTAtgtatgggatttttttttaaaagattttatttatttattagacagagagagatcacaagtaggcagagaggcaggcagagagagagaggaggaagcaggcctcctgctgagcagagagcccgatgcggggctcaatcccaggaccctgagatcatgacctgagccgaagtcagcagcttaacccactgagccacccaggggcccctgtatggaattttttaaatgtagcattACATGGCTTGGAGATAATCAGCTAAGTTGTATTATTTGTATATAGGAGCTACAAGGAAATTGTACAActctaaaaggaaaagaagcaaaataatgtGTGTCAtcaaaactaaataataaattaaaatacaccatagataaaacacattttctcAGGTTGACATACAGAAATGTAGAACCCACTTTGAAAGGGGAGGAAGCATATTTCTATGGTCCAAATAGTTAGCTATTTCACTAACTGCTATGTTTTATAAATGGAATAAGAGAAATTACCAGAGGCATTCAAAAATACTCACTTGAATATCTCTAGTTAATGGAGTTAGAGTGAACCTGCTTTTGCAGTAGGAAGCCactttgtttctctgtttgtccTTTCCTAGGGAAGTGGTAGTGCGATTGATAGGTTAGAATTACCAATAGAATTTTGGTGTTCATAGTTAATGGAGCAGATTAGCAACCATGCCTTGAATATGTGCATTCCAGGGGttttctattgaatttttaaCTCATTGATTTCAGAGAGTACAAGAGTGTTAATTCAAAGGTATACATGCCCGTGATCTTTATACCAGCATTATCTGCAATAGAAAAACTATGGACACAGCCCAAGTTTCCATTGAATGGTGAATGGAAAAGACATGGggtatatattactcagccattaaaaagaatgatatcGTGCCATTTGCCATGACAAAGTTTGAGCTAGAGACTATTAAGCTGAGCTAATCAAGTCagtcaatgaaagagaaataccacatgatttcccTATgtggaaattcagaaaaaaatgagtatagggaaaaacagagagatGTGGGCAAATCAAGACATGggttcttaactatagaaaacaaacagatggttaccagaggggtggtggcTAGAAAGaggggttaaataggtgatggggattaaggagtggaCATGTTGTGACGAGCACTTGGTATGGCATGTAAGTGTTGAGTCTctaaattgtacacctggaaatcatactacactgtatgttaactaactgtaatctaaacaaacaaacaaacaaacacacagagacacttaaaaataaataacaaataaaattcatTCCTTTCAATGTATTCCAGTTTACAACATCTTTAGTAACTGTTAcaagattccattttatttttagttccgTTGCCCATTTTTTACCTGCAAAAACCTTTTCAATGCCAAGAGTTTCCTTTTGTcaaaggttattttaaaataaattcatggaAGTATCATGTTTTCAAAGTTCTCACTACTTTTTGATATCTGGGTTATTATGAAGTTAATGATGGCACTAGTGTCCAAAGTCAGCATGTTGATGTACAAAaatggtatctctctctctctctgtgtgtatatatatatatatatatatatatacacacacacatatatgtatatatatatatatatttagttataaAAATTGATGTTTCATGTActtataatatgaaaatatcaCCACAATCTAAGTAATTAGCACTACTAACTTCTCTATATAGTTActactgtgtgtgtgcatgtgtgtgtgtgcgtaaaaatttttttttaaagattttatttatttgtcagagagagagaggagcgagagtgagcataagcagtcagagaggcaggcagaggcagagggagaagcaggctcctcgccaagcaaggagcctgatgtgggactcgattccagggcgctgggatcatgacctgagctgaaggcagctgcctaaccaactgagccacccaggtgtctttctgcataaaaaattttaattcaaatcaATCCTGGTTGCAATTTCAAGTATTCATTATGGTGTTGTTAGCAATAGTGACCATGCTATATATTAGATTTCTAGAACttatttattatacataatttattattttttaaagattttatttatttatttggcagagagagagatcacaagtaggcagagtcaggcagagagagagggggaagcagggtccccactgagcagagagcccgatgtggggcttgatcccaggaccctgagatcatgacctgagccgagggcagcggcttaatccactgagccacctaggcgccctctACATAATTTAAACCTTGCACAATTGGGGAAACATCTCTCCATTTTTCTCAGTCCCTGGCCCCTGGTAACCACccttctactctctgtttctgtgaattgAACTATACCATTTCcgcatataagtgagatcatgcagtatttctctttctgtgtctttcttgTTTCACTGAACATCAAGACCCCAGTGCCATCCAGCTCTGATTTGTTACTGCAAATGGCAGAACTTTCCTCTTTTTGATATCTGAATACTACAGAtctcacattttctctcttgATTCTTCAGTTAGGGGTGAAGTTGTACCTATACCTTAGCTTTGGTGAATAATGATGCATTGAACTCAGGAATGCACATAGCCCATCATAATCATGATTTCAGAAACTTTGTTTATATACCCAACATTATGACTGATGGATGGCTGTTCTACTTTCGATTTTTTGAAGAACCAGTATATTCTCTATAAtgactgcaccagtttatatGCCCATCAGTAGTGTACATGGGATCCCTTGATtccccatcctcaccaatattttgTATCTCTTATCTTCTCAATGACAACTAAGATGATGTGATAattcattatgattttgattttgatttccctgatgatgagtgctgAGGAGCACCCTTTGAGGCACCTGCTCACCATGTGtaagtctttgaaaaatgtctctCTGCTCATTTTGTAATCAGAGGAGATGAAGGAAATTGCCATAGCTTCTGCTCCATTTTCCTGTGAGCCTGAAACTGCACTAAAAAATAGTCCTTTATTTAAAAGATgttaagaagaagagaaaattgaatattagataaaaatcatctactcagaagaacagaaaaagaaagaaaataagttacaaagaggagaaaaaaagcaaattttaataatatgaacTGACTCCCAAATacataataattacattaaatgctaATACAATGTACTTGAAAGGCAGAAGTTGATGGAATAGACAGAATAATCTTCAGCACGAAAAGTAAAGGACTGATACAAACATCAATATGATAGATCCCAGAACAAAGAAACCATGCACTACGAGTACATGCTGTGATTCAATGTGCAGGAATAGACACTACTAAAACGGAGTGATACAAATCAGGACAATAGTTGCATCTGAGGGAATTAACTGCAAAGGATAATGACAGAACTTTCTGGGTTAATGAAAGTATTCTAGGTCTTGAATTTCTTAATGGCTATGTgagtatatacatttataaaaaacttatcaaaccaTATACCTAAAAGTTCTGCATTTCATTATGTGTAAAATTTATCTCAGAAAAAGAATTGTattactaaacaaaacaaaaaaacttactaATATATATAAgcaccccccaccaaaaaaaaaaaaaaaaaaaaaaagcctttcaaaTTTAGTGGTCATTtccagggcgggggagggggtggtggagaAACAGTGACTGTCATTAAGAATGTCACTCCCATGAGTGGAagattacaaatattttattgaaaattattatATCATGGTTACTCTGAATGGTGGCCTTAGATTTCacaaaagtgaaaacatttgTAATGAAAATTACATCATCAACAAAGTGTAAAGCCAACCCACAAACTGAGAAAAAACACttgaaaatcatgtttttttatttcttttcagtgtaacagaattcattgtttatgcaccacacccagtgctccatgcaatatgtgccctccctaatacccaccacctggctcccccaacctcccaccccccgccccttcaaaaccctcaggccgtttttcagagtccatagtctctcatggttcatctccccttccagtttccctcaactcctttctcctctccatctccccatgtcctccatgttatttgttatgctccacaaataagtgaaaccatacgataattgactctctctgcttgacttatttcactcagcataagatAAGGAACTTGTTTGCAGATTTCATAAAGAACTTGTTAATACCACTTAGTAATAAAAAGGCAACAACCCAACTTAAAAACTGGCCAAATATCTGAGTAAACATATCTCCACAAAAATattcaaatggcaaaaagaaCCTGAAAATATACTTAACTCCTTTAGGTAATAGGAAATGCAAACCTCATCCATTATGAGATACCAATTTCCACCCACTAGGatgtctaggaaaaaaaaagtaacaagttTTATTGAGGTGGTAGAGATATTGGAATCCTTATAAATTGCGGATAGTAATGTGAAATGGTGCAaccgctttggaaaacaatttgtcaGCTCCTCACATGATTAAACATATAATAACAATGACCTAGCAATTCTAAATAATCTTAGGCATCTACCTAagggaaattaaatatatatgcacacaaaaacttgtacgtGATTGTTCATTGCAtcattattcatagtagctaaAGTGGGAGAACAATCTACATGTCAAACAACTGATGCATGTGTAAATTATATACTCATAAATTGAAGTGTTACTCTTCTACAGGGTGAATAAAACTTATGGTAAGAAC
Coding sequences within:
- the LOC123948640 gene encoding olfactory receptor 4C11-like; its protein translation is MEENNTVTEFILLGLTQDPIKKKMVFVIFFIFYSGTVVGNLLIIVTIKSSRTLGSPMYFFLFHLSLADSCFSTSTAPRLIVDSLSAQRTISYNECMTQVFAIHFFGSVEVFVLIFMAIDRYVAICKPLHYPTIMRQQVCTILIIVAWIGAFIHSLTEIMLALKLPFCGSNLINHYCCDLQPLLKLACVDTYMINLEWVSNSGSICTGSFAILMISYIVILHSLRNHSAEGRRKALSTCITHIIVVVLFFGPCIFIYARPPSTFPMDKMVSVFYTIGIPFLNPFIYTLRNAEVKNAMRKLWHITTTSESKRRIEGFG